The Henckelia pumila isolate YLH828 chromosome 2, ASM3356847v2, whole genome shotgun sequence genome includes a window with the following:
- the LOC140878961 gene encoding uncharacterized protein codes for MASRRGNNTNANANAANNNHNDCGPDSENNQNNQFLTGLTALLQEHSRAQGAQIQQLLQAQTANAGNNHPAANQNPIYKRFLDLGPLEFKGETDPLIAEQWFQAMETAFEFMQITDADRLRCATYMFRDDARVWWNGAKAALNLTTLTWNGFKDVFYGKYFTVSTRNRLAREFLEIRQGNMSIAEYVKKFERGRYFVPMISGDPAEELKHFTEGLNTFIRKDVRLSGAKNYKDAVDQAMLSEKDRNDIIKESQAKRSSYQNRDQQGNANRKRPYQAPPQHRPYQQ; via the coding sequence ATGGCATCACGTAGGGGAAATAACACCAACGCCAACGCCAATGCCGCTAACAACAACCATAATGATTGCGGGCCAGATAGTgagaacaatcaaaacaaccAGTTTTTGACGGGATTAACTGCTCTGCTTCAAGAGCATAGTCGTGCTCAGGGAGCTCAAATCCAACAGTTGCTTCAAGCCCAGACAGCTAATGCCGGAAATAACCATCCTGCGGCTAATCAAAACCCTATCTACAAAAGGTTCTTAGATTTGGGACCACTTGAGTTCAAAGGAGAGACTGATCCTTTGATTGCGGAACAATGGTTCCAAGCTATGGAGACTGCTTTTGAATTCATGCAGATCACGGATGCGGATAGATTGAGATGTGCTACCTATATGTTCCGTGATGACGCTCGTGTTTGGTGGAATGGAGCCAAAGCAGCGTTGAACCTAACCACCCTtacttggaatggattcaaggATGTGTTCTACGGCAAATATTTCACGGTGAGCACCCGAAACAGGTTGGCTAGAGAGTTTTTGGAGATCCGTCAAGGAAACATGTCAATTGCGGAGTATGTAAAGAAGTTTGAAAGGGGAAGATACTTTGTACCGATGATTTCTGGTGATCCTGCTGAAGAGTTGAAACATTTCACAGAAGGATTGAATACTTTCATCAGAAAGGATGTTAGACTAAGTGGAGCGAAAAATTACAAAGATGCGGTGGATCAGGCCATGCTGTCCGAAAAGGACAGAAACGACATTATCAAAGAGTCACAAGCAAAAAGATCTAGTTATCAGAATCGGGACCAACAAGGAAATGCTAACAGAAAGAGACCGTACCAAGCCCCACCCCAACACCGACCATACCAACAGTAG